Below is a genomic region from Raphanus sativus cultivar WK10039 chromosome 4, ASM80110v3, whole genome shotgun sequence.
GACTTTGTTTTGAATTAGACATCCATctcaaaccgaaccaaatcgaTTTTGAATCTTGAACCAAAACTCCACCACACCAATAATGTGCTTGGGGTGTGCTGGTAGGGTCATGAACCGTGAGTTGAAACATGAGTGAAATATTATTCTATATATATCATAACCACGTAGAGAGGTTTCTGTggcacacacacaaacacatctCACTTAAGAAAATGGAGAAGAACACTTTACACACTTACAAACTTGTGCTTCTATTCGCATGTTCTTTGGTTCTATTTCATAACACGGAGCTGAGTTTTCTTGCATCTGCAAAAACCCTAGACAATCAGAGCAAGGCATGTAACGCAAACTGACCTTTCCCTATCTGCGAACACCTCTTAAAATATACTATCactgttttttaaaatatttataatgttaaatttaaaattcaggTTTACATAGTTTACCTTGGCGAAAGAGAACACGATGATCCCGAACTCGTTACGGCTTCTCATCATGAAATGCTTGAATCACTTCTTGAGAGGTACTTACTAATACAGATAATACTGAACTTGTTTATACTGTCTGTACAGTAGTACAGTGAATGCATATTTTAACACAGTGactgctatttttttttgtttcttcttgccACCCAAGAAACCTGTTTCGTCACTCATGCTATATATGTCTTCACTTAACTTAGGGCCTCCTGTCGTCTTTTCTTTTGTCTATCATGAGTTCTTCTCTCACTTATATCTCTCATGTTATATATAGCAAAGAAGACGCACATAACTCAATGATCTACAGCTATCGACATGGATTCTCCGGTTTTGCAGCACTTCTTACTTCTTCCCAAGCAAAGAAAATATCAGGTACTCATCAGAACTCAAACTAAAGATACTTTCATATCAGTGAGCATGGAAGatctttgtgttttcttttaacTGGAATCTTGCACAGAGCATCCAGAAGTAATCCATGTTATACCAAACCGGATTCTGAAACTGCAAACTACAAGAACTTGGGATCTCCTTGGCCTCTCTCCAACTCcaacttctttttcttccttttcatCAACATCTGTAGAAGGTCTTCTTCGTGACACCAACATGGGCAGTGAAGCTATCATCGGCGTCATAGATAGTGGAATATGGCCAGAGTCAAAGGTATTCAACGATCAAGGCCTTGGACCTATACCTAAGCGTTGGAGAGGAAAATGTGAATCAGGAGAAAAGTTTAACGCCACAACTCATTGCAACAAAAAGCTAATAGGAGCTAAGTACTACGTAAGCGGCCTACTAGCCGAGATGGGAGGAAAATTCAACCGAACCATAATCCAAGATTTCATATCAAGCAGAGATATAAACGGTCACGGTACACATACAGCCACAATAGCAGCTGGCTCGTTTGTTCCCAACGTGAGCTTCTATGGTCTAGCCCAAGGTACTGATAAGTAGAAGTTGAAACCAAACCAAGCCAACAGAAACTTCTGATAGTATTTactacataaaatttaaaaagttaaattgaCTTCCAACATAAAACTCATTGATAATAAGCCGTCCATGATATAAGTTAGTTTAAGAGTCAAGGTATAGGTTTAATAAGACATAACCTTGTTCCCTTGTTGTCAGGCACGGTCCGGGGTGGTGCTCCAAAGGCCCGGATAGCCTCATACAAGGCGTGTTGGAAAGGAGTAAGACCTGCTGGAGGGTGTACAAGTGCTGATATGTGGAAGGCTTTTGATGATGCTATACACGATGGGGTTGATGTTTTGTCTGTTTCTATTGGCGGGGGTATTCCAGAGGACTCAGAGGTTGATAAGCTCGACTACATCGCAGCTTTTCACGCGGTGACAAAAGGGATTCCGGTTGTTGCTTCGGCAGGTAACGCAGGCCCTGCTGCTCAGACTGTTGTCAATGTTGCTCCATGGCTTTTGACCGTTGCTGCTACTACTCTTGACCGGTCTTTTCCTACCAAGATCACTCTTGGGAATAATCAAACCTTCTTGGTACGTTTTAATACCAAAACCTAACAGCAAATAGTTTGAAGTTTGGATCTATTTTAACTTGTTGTTCTTTGTTGGTGTCTAACTAGGCCGAATCTCTGTACACTGGACCGGAGATTTCAACCGGTTTAGCCTTCCTAGACCCAGACAGTGATGATAATGTTGATGTGAAGGGGAAAACAGTTCTTGTTTTCGATAGTCTCATTCCAATTATAGGGAAAGGTGTAGCAGGAGTCATCTTAGCCCAAAAGCCTGACGATCTTCTTCAACGGTGCAATTCTTTTGCATGCATTTTTGCAGATTACGAGCTTGGAACCGACATATTGCAATACATACGTACCAACAGGTCCTCTATCTTGAAGCAAATAAACTCTGTTTATAATGTCacatctctctttttttttcttttttttttctaatctaCAAATATCATTGATCCAAAGTCTAACAACAGATCTCCCACGGTGAGAATAAACTCGGCTACGACATTAACAGGTCTGCCTGCAACTACAAAGGTTGCTGCATTCTCATGCAGAGGGCCTAACTCTGTTTCACCAGCCATTCTCAAGGTTATAAATAAAGACATTGTGTCACACTAGTCTATGTTTTACTTCAAAAGTTGAAACTAGATTATTTATCATGTTTTTACTCTGTAGCCTGATATAGCAGCTCCGGGTGTGAACATACTCGCCGCATTGAGTCCGTTTGATTCAAAAGAACATGATGGATTTGGACTCGACTCAGGAACATCGATGGCGACTCCTGTTGTTTCAGGAATCATAGCTCTTCTCAAGTCTCTACATCCTAACTGGTCTCCTGCTGCAGTTAGATCAGCTTTGGTCACAACAGGTTCTTGCCTCTTCACCTATGTATTCTTCTTTAGTTACACAAACAAAACTGACAAACCGGTCTCTTTTTGGAAGCTTGGAGGACAAGTCCATCTGGAGAGCCCATTTTTGCTGAAGGATCAAACAAGAAGCTTGCAGATCCATTTGACTATGGAGGAGGTCTTGTAAACCCTGAAAGAGCTTCAAAACCAGGACTTGTCTACGATATGGGGATTCAAGATTACATCGACTATATGTGTTCTGCTGGTTATAATGATTCCTCAATTTCTGGAATGGTCGGTAAAAAAAGTACTAAATGTCCAACTCCTAAGCCATCAATTCTTGATATCAACTTACCTTCAATCACAATCCCAAACCTTGAGAAAGAAGTCATACTCACAAGAACTGTGACCAATGTTGGACCCATCAAGTCAGTCTACAAAGCTGTAATAGAGTCTCCTTTCGGTATATCTCTCACCGTCAACCCGACCACACTCGTGTTTAGCTCTGAAGATAAGAAGGTTCTCTCTTTCACGGTGAAGGCTAAAACGAGTCATAAAGTCAACACTGGTTACTTATTTGGAAGCTTGACATGGACTGATGGTGTTCATGATGTTAAGATCCCTGTTTCTGTTCAGACAAAGATCAAGATCAAGGCTTAGCTAAGAAACTCAAAACTAGCTATCTGAATAATAAGCGATTTCGATCTATCCAATGTATTAAATAAGAGCCGTATGATGCTCATCGTCTTTGTTTTTATGAAGTTTCTTGCAAATTTCAATTTAAAGTGTCTCGAATCACTATCTTTatcaattgaaaatataaaatcatctcTTCCCTAAGAAGAAGAACAGGAAGCAAGTTTGAGAAGACAATGGAGACCTGGTTTGCTTTAAGCCAATAGGAGTTTGGAAGAGTGGTGTTTGCAGTGTGTTTTGGAAGCTTTTTCTTGGAGTAGTCATGGAAGTTTTGTCCTCTAGCTATgtgatttttacttttttttcctctttagAGTTTTGTTCTATTTGGGTTTTCTCTATtgaaggttttaatgaggagagtCACATAGCATTTCCAGTTTTACTTGTATCTCATGGTTAAGTTTGAAGGGGATTGGGgagttgtaatttttttttattaaggtTTTGCTTTCTTTAGTTGATTTGTATTGGTTTTCATTGCTTGGTGCCCAAGTAATCAgtaagtttagttttttttttttcccaaattatattaaaacaacaaGGTAGAATATAAGGTTTAATACATAAACTGAAAGGATGCTATCCTCGACAACTAATCCCATAAGAAGGGAagctaaaacccataaaaaggAAAACTATAGCTCATCCACAGAGCACATAAGCAACAGAACCAAGTTGACTTCAAAACTTAAATTCCCAAGAGGCTGAAAGTTCAAGAGAAAGGAAAGAGAAGACAGTAACCATGAAACTTAAACCGCCGGAAGCTTACACGGAGACAGCCAGACGAAACGAGGATGGGCCTCCAATGAGGATAGACCCCGACACTTGAAATGCTTGGCAACCAATccaaaaaacagaaacaagCCCAACCGCCAGAACACACAGCAGAACGAGGACTTACACACCTCAAATTAGACCTTTTCACCGGAGAGAAACCAATAACAAACCAAAGATCCTCGGGACGCTTCACCGTTGCAGAAAAAACCCACAGAGACATACAACTCCACACCAAACCAGAACCAATTAGGAAAAGCCACAAACTTGAATGCACCAACTGAAGAACCAACACTGGAGAAATGGATCCAATCTCT
It encodes:
- the LOC108852949 gene encoding subtilisin-like protease SBT3.13; its protein translation is MEKNTLHTYKLVLLFACSLVLFHNTELSFLASAKTLDNQSKVYIVYLGEREHDDPELVTASHHEMLESLLESKEDAHNSMIYSYRHGFSGFAALLTSSQAKKISEHPEVIHVIPNRILKLQTTRTWDLLGLSPTPTSFSSFSSTSVEGLLRDTNMGSEAIIGVIDSGIWPESKVFNDQGLGPIPKRWRGKCESGEKFNATTHCNKKLIGAKYYVSGLLAEMGGKFNRTIIQDFISSRDINGHGTHTATIAAGSFVPNVSFYGLAQGTVRGGAPKARIASYKACWKGVRPAGGCTSADMWKAFDDAIHDGVDVLSVSIGGGIPEDSEVDKLDYIAAFHAVTKGIPVVASAGNAGPAAQTVVNVAPWLLTVAATTLDRSFPTKITLGNNQTFLAESLYTGPEISTGLAFLDPDSDDNVDVKGKTVLVFDSLIPIIGKGVAGVILAQKPDDLLQRCNSFACIFADYELGTDILQYIRTNRSPTVRINSATTLTGLPATTKVAAFSCRGPNSVSPAILKPDIAAPGVNILAALSPFDSKEHDGFGLDSGTSMATPVVSGIIALLKSLHPNWSPAAVRSALVTTAWRTSPSGEPIFAEGSNKKLADPFDYGGGLVNPERASKPGLVYDMGIQDYIDYMCSAGYNDSSISGMVGKKSTKCPTPKPSILDINLPSITIPNLEKEVILTRTVTNVGPIKSVYKAVIESPFGISLTVNPTTLVFSSEDKKVLSFTVKAKTSHKVNTGYLFGSLTWTDGVHDVKIPVSVQTKIKIKA